In Phaseolus vulgaris cultivar G19833 chromosome 10, P. vulgaris v2.0, whole genome shotgun sequence, a single genomic region encodes these proteins:
- the LOC137818232 gene encoding hydroquinone glucosyltransferase-like, translating to MEKTTHIAVIPGLGFSHLVPILQFSKQLVHLHPHFHVTCIVPSLGSLPPASKAILQTLPPNINPILLPPVNLNDQPQGTSLLLQIHLAMARSMQSIHHTLKSITSKTPLVAMVIDGFALEALDFARELNIFCYIYFPCSVTTLSTCFYMPKLDEETSCEYKDLPHPIQLPGCLPFHGRDLFSQAHDRTGLFYKLFLQRLKSLPLVDGIFVNSFLEMETGPIRALEEEGRGYPPVHPVGPIVQTGAACTTGLECLTWLDKQQDGSVLYVSFGSGGTLSQEQMNELAYGLELSNHKFLWVVRAPNDVVNAAYLGEQKHEDPLEFLPRGFLKRTRERGMVVPLWAPQIEILGHGSVGGFLSHCGWNSTLESVVHGVPLITWPLFAEQRMNAVVLSEGLKVGVRPRESEKGLVEREEVVEMIKCVMEGKEGGEMRKRMKALKEAAANTLKEHGSSTETLSQLAFKWKSLACENKFSE from the coding sequence ATGGAGAAAACAACACACATTGCAGTTATTCCTGGTCTAGGCTTCTCCCATTTAGTTCCCATTCTTCAGTTCTCCAAACAACTTGTTCATCTCCATCCACATTTTCATGTCACCTGCATTGTTCCCTCACTTGGCTCTCTCCCACCTGCCTCCAAAGCCATCCTTCAAACTCTTCCTCCAAACATCAACCCCATTTTGCTTCCACCAGTCAACCTCAACGACCAACCACAAGGGACTTCTTTACTACTCCAAATTCATCTCGCAATGGCTCGATCCATGCAATCCATTCATCACACTCTAAAGTCCATCACTTCCAAGACACCCCTCGTGGCCATGGTCATTGATGGTTTTGCCCTTGAAGCACTAGATTTCGCTCGAGAGCTCAACATCTTCTGCTACATTTACTTCCCTTGCTCAGTCACAACACTCTCCACCTGCTTCTACATGCCCAAGTTGGATGAGGAAACATCATGTGAGTACAAAGATCTGCCGCATCCTATCCAACTACCAGGCTGTCTTCCATTTCATGGTCGGGATCTATTTTCCCAAGCACACGATCGAACTGGTCTCTTTTACAAACTGTTTCTACAACGTCTTAAAAGTTTGCCTCTTGTTGATGGAATCTTTGTGAATAGCTTCTTGGAAATGGAAACAGGTCCTATAAGAGCATTGGAAGAGGAGGGTAGGGGGTACCCTCCAGTGCATCCTGTTGGACCAATTGTCCAAACTGGAGCAGCTTGTACAACTGGGTTGGAGTGTCTGACTTGGTTGGACAAGCAGCAAGATGGTTCGGTTTTGTATGTTTCTTTTGGAAGTGGTGGAACGCTCTCACAAGAGCAAATGAATGAGCTGGCATATGGTTTGGAATTGAGTAACCACAAGTTCTTGTGGGTTGTGAGAGCACCGAATGATGTGGTCAATGCTGCTTATCTTGGTGAACAAAAGCATGAAGACCCCTTAGAGTTCTTGCCAAGAGGGTTCTTGAAGAGGACCAGAGAGAGAGGTATGGTTGTTCCTTTATGGGCACCCCAGATTGAAATCCTTGGACATGGTTCAGTTGGTGGGTTTTTGAGTCACTGTGGGTGGAATTCAACCCTAGAGAGTGTGGTGCATGGTGTGCCACTCATCACATGGCCACTGTTTGCGGAGCAAAGGATGAATGCTGTTGTGCTGAGTGAGGGTTTGAAAGTGGGAGTGAGGCCAAGAGAGAGTGAAAAAGGGTTGGTGGAAAGGGAAGAAGTTGTTGAGATGATAAAGTGTGTAATGGAAGGGAAAGAAGGAGGGGAAATGCGCAAGAGAATGAAGGCACTAAAAGAAGCTGCTGCTAACACTCTCAAAGAACATGGATCTTCTACAGAAACCCTTTCTCAGTTAGCATTCAAGTGGAAAAGTTTGGCATGCGAAAACAAGTTTTCTGAATGA
- the LOC137818233 gene encoding hydroquinone glucosyltransferase-like, with the protein MEKTTHIAVIPGLGFSHLVPILQFSKQLVHLHPHFHVTCIVPSLGSLPPASKAILQTLPPNINPILLPPVNLNDQPQGTPVLLQIHLAMARSMQSIHHTLKSITSKTPLVAMVIDGLALEALDFARELNILCYIYFPCSVTTLSTYFYMPKLDEETLCEYKDLPHPIQVPGCLSFHGRDLFSLAHDRTGLYYKLFLQRVKRFPLVDGIFVNSFLEMETGPIRALEEEGRGYTPVHPVGPIVQTGAASTTGLECLTWLEKQQDGSVLYVSFGSGGMLSQEQMNELAYGLELSNHKFLWVVRAPNDVVDAAYLGEQKHEDPLEFLPRGFLKRTRDRGMVVPLWAPQIEILGHGSVGGFLSHCGWNSTLESVVHGVPLITWPLFAEQKMNAVVLSEGLKVGVRPRESEKGLVEREEVVEMIKCVMEGKKGGEMRKRMKALKEAAANTLKEHGSSTETLSQLAFKWKSLASENKFC; encoded by the coding sequence ATGGAGAAAACAACACACATTGCAGTTATTCCTGGTCTAGGCTTCTCCCATTTAGTTCCCATTCTTCAGTTCTCCAAACAACTTGTTCATCTCCATCCACATTTTCATGTCACCTGCATTGTTCCCTCACTTGGCTCTCTCCCACCTGCCTCCAAAGCCATCCTTCAAACTCTTCCTCCAAACATCAACCCCATTTTGCTTCCACCAGTCAACCTCAACGACCAACCACAAGGGACTCCTGTACTACTCCAAATTCATCTCGCAATGGCTCGATCTATGCAATCCATTCATCACACTCTGAAGTCCATCACTTCCAAGACACCCCTCGTGGCCATGGTCATTGATGGTTTAGCCCTTGAAGCACTAGATTTCGCTCGAGAGCTCAACATCTTGTGCTACATTTACTTCCCTTGCTCAGTCACAACACTCTCCACCTACTTCTACATGCCCAAGTTGGATGAGGAAACATTATGTGAGTACAAAGATCTGCCGCATCCCATCCAAGTACCAGGTTGTCTTTCATTTCATGGTCGGGATCTATTTTCCCTAGCACACGATCGGACTGGTCTCTATTACAAACTCTTTCTACAACGTGTTAAACGATTCCCTCTTGTTGATGGAATCTTTGTGAATAGCTTCTTGGAAATGGAAACAGGTCCTATAAGAGCATTGGAAGAGGAGGGAAGGGGGTACACTCCTGTGCATCCTGTTGGACCAATTGTCCAAACTGGAGCAGCTTCTACAACTGGGTTGGAGTGTCTGACATGGTTGGAAAAGCAGCAAGATGGTTCGGTTTTGTATGTGTCTTTTGGGAGTGGTGGAATGCTCTCACAAGAGCAAATGAATGAGCTTGCATATGGTTTGGAATTGAGTAACCACAAGTTCTTGTGGGTTGTGAGAGCTCCGAATGATGTAGTCGATGCTGCTTATCTTGGTGAACAAAAGCATGAAGACCCCTTAGAGTTCTTGCCAAGAGGGTTCTTGAAGAGGACCAGAGACCGAGGTATGGTTGTTCCTTTATGGGCACCCCAGATTGAAATCCTTGGACATGGTTCAGTTGGTGGGTTTTTGTCTCACTGTGGGTGGAATTCAACCCTAGAGAGTGTGGTGCATGGTGTGCCACTCATCACATGGCCACTGTTTGCGGAGCAAAAGATGAATGCTGTTGTGCTGAGTGAGGGTTTGAAAGTGGGAGTGAGGCCAAGAGAGAGTGAAAAAGGGTTGGTGGAAAGGGAAGAAGTTGTTGAGATGATTAAGTGTGTAATGGAAGGGAAAAAAGGAGGGGAAATGCGCAAGAGAATGAAGGCACTAAAAGAAGCTGCTGCTAACACTCTCAAAGAACATGGATCTTCTACAGAAACCCTTTCTCAGTTAGCATTCAAGTGGAAAAGTTTGGCATCTGAAAACAAGTTTTGCTGA
- the LOC137818235 gene encoding hydroquinone glucosyltransferase-like: MEKKVHIAVVPGPGFSHLVPILQFSKRLVELHPNFHVTCLIPTLGSPPSASKSILETLPPNIKSIFLQPVKSEDLPQRVALETQIQFTVTLSLPSIHQTLKTLTSKTPFVALVADSFAFEALDFAKEFNLLSYIYFPSSATTLSWYFYVLKLDKETSCEYRDLPEPVKIPGCVPIHGRDLNNQAQDRSSQVYKLFLQRVQRFFFVDGIFVNSFFEMEASPIRALKEEGRGYPLVYPVGPIVQTGDDAKGLECLTWLDKQEVGSVLYVSFGSGGTLSQEQVNELAYGLELSNHKFLWVVREPSSLAFDAYLSAKKDVDPLHFLPGGFLERTKEQGLVIPSWAPQIQVLGHSSVGGFLTHCGWNSILESVVHGVPLITWPLFAEQRMNAVVLSEGLKVGVRPRVGENGLVERVEIVEVIKCLMEGEEGGKMHKRMEELKEAANNALKEDGSSTKTLSELVLKWENLV; this comes from the coding sequence ATGGAGAAAAAGGTTCACATAGCAGTAGTTCCTGGTCCTGGTTTTAGCCACTTGGTCCCAATTCTTCAATTCTCCAAGAGGCTTGTTGAGCTTCATCCAAACTTTCATGTCACATGCTTAATTCCCACACTTGGTTCTCCCCCAAGTGCCTCAAAATCCATCCTTGAAACTCTTCCACCAAACATCAAATCCATTTTTCTTCAACCTGTCAAATCTGAGGACCTACCACAAAGGGTTGCCTTAGAAACTCAGATTCAGTTCACAGTCACTCTCTCTCTCCCATCTATACACCAGACCTTGAAGACCTTAACTTCAAAGACCCCCTTTGTGGCCTTGGTGGCTGATTCTTTTGCCTTTGAAGCATTGGATTTTGCTAAGGAGTTCAACTTGTTGTCCTATATTTACTTCCCTTCATCTGCAACAACACTTTCTTGGTACTTTTATGTGCTCAAGTTGGACAAGGAAACATCATGCGAGTACCGAGACTTGCCTGAGCCTGTTAAAATACCAGGCTGTGTTCCAATTCATGGCAGGGATCTCAATAACCAAGCTCAGGACCGATCAAGTCAAGTTTACAAACTCTTCCTCCAACGCGTTCAGCGGTTCTTTTTTGTTGATGGGATTTTCGTTAACAGCTTCTTTGAAATGGAAGCAAGTCCTATAAGAGCATTGAAAGAGGAGGGAAGAGGGTACCCTCTAGTGTATCCTGTTGGACCAATTGTTCAAACTGGTGATGATGCAAAAGGGTTGGAGTGTTTAACGTGGTTGGACAAACAAGAAGTTGGTTCAGTTTTGTATGTTTCTTTTGGGAGTGGTGGAACACTCTCACAAGAACAAGTGAACGAGCTAGCTTATGGTTTGGAATTGAGTAATCACAAGTTCTTGTGGGTTGTGAGAGAACCGAGTAGTTTAGCCTTTGATGCATATCTGAGTGCAAAAAAGGATGTTGATCCTTTGCATTTCTTGCCAGGTGGGTTTTTGGAGAGAACCAAAGAGCAAGGTTTGGTTATTCCTTCATGGGCACCCCAGATTCAAGTCCTTGGTCACAGTTCAGTTGGAGGGTTTTTGACTCACTGTGGTTGGAATTCAATCCTTGAGAGTGTGGTGCATGGTGTGCCACTCATCACATGGCCACTGTTTGCAGAGCAGAGAATGAATGCCGTTGTGCTGAGTGAGGGTCTCAAAGTGGGAGTGAGGCCAAGAGTTGGTGAAAATGGGTTGGTGGAAAGGGTGGAAATTGTGGAGGTGATaaagtgtttgatggaaggggAAGAAGGTGGGAAAATGCACAAAAGAATGGAGGAATTAAAAGAAGCTGCTAATAATGCACTAAAAGAAGATGGATCTTCTACAAAGACCCTTTCAGAGTTGGTACTAAAATGGGAAAACTTGGTTTAG
- the LOC137818236 gene encoding uncharacterized protein: MEELWSNDRATGSRDRTTRDINSPSDMSNFSVNLGDNNMDSNYEEANDYVSRSPATHFQSSDTPSDTPSNTPSMSSAALRANPHLEDQREKGPTVDDIDEHFALLNTNLQQCVSSIKDGNENASQLVDIARAQATTTQDITSKIRRRNDIYAEHVHHHRRHASYQYSESDIWAMLVELNIQDEQVMDQCYEILCEHPGRVKQLFGMSYERRMTKLFAFMTRR, from the coding sequence GGAGTTGTGGTCTAATGATAGAGCCACGGGAAGTCGGGACAGGACAACTCGTGACATCAATTCACCTTCTGACATGAGCAATTTCAGTGTCAACCTTGGGGACAATAATATGGATTCGAACTATGAGGAGGCAAATGACTACGTCTCACGATCACCTGCTACTCACTTCCAATCTAGTGACACTCCTTCTGACACGCCGTCAAACACTCCTTCTATGTCGTCTGCTGCTCTGCGGGCAAATCCTCATCTCGAGGATCAAAGAGAAAAAGGCCCTACTGTGGACGATATTGATGAACATTTTGCATTGTTGAATACTAATCTTCAACAATGCGTGTCATCAATTAAGGATGGAAATGAAAATGCCTCTCAGTTGGTGGATATTGCTCGTGCACAGGCAACGACAACTCAAGATATAACTTCCAAAATTAGACGAAGAAACGACATATATGCTGAGCATGtacaccaccatcgacgccaTGCCTCGTACCAATACTCAGAGTCTGATATTTGGGCAATGCTCGTGGAGCTTAACATCCAGGACGAACAAGTCATGGATCAATGCTACGAAATCTTATGTGAGCATCCAGGAAGAGTTAAGCAACTATTTGGGATGTCATACGAGCGTCGCATGACCAAATTGTTTGCATTCATGACTAGGCGTTGA